In a genomic window of Streptomyces roseoviridis:
- a CDS encoding CoA pyrophosphatase yields the protein MTRTDEETYGAGGLLDRHGLPDWLEPVDRAARTVAPEQLSRFLPPEDGAGRQSAVLVLFGEGARGPELLLMERSGSLRSHAGQPSFPGGALDPEDGDPAGSGPLRAALREAQEETGLDPAGVQLFGVLPRLYIPVSGFVVTPVLGWWREPSPIGVVDPAETARVFTVPVVDLTDPANRATAVHPRGHAGPAFLVESALVWGFTAGVIDRILHYAGWERPWDRSKRVPLDWRS from the coding sequence ATGACGCGCACTGACGAAGAGACCTACGGAGCGGGCGGACTGCTCGACCGGCACGGGCTGCCCGACTGGCTGGAGCCCGTCGACCGGGCGGCCCGCACGGTCGCGCCCGAGCAGCTGAGCCGCTTCCTCCCGCCCGAGGACGGCGCCGGGCGGCAGTCCGCCGTGCTCGTGCTCTTCGGCGAGGGGGCGCGCGGCCCCGAGCTGCTGCTGATGGAGCGTTCCGGCAGCCTCCGCTCCCACGCCGGACAGCCCTCCTTCCCCGGCGGCGCTCTGGACCCCGAGGACGGCGACCCTGCCGGGAGCGGGCCGCTGCGGGCCGCGCTGCGCGAGGCACAGGAGGAGACGGGACTCGACCCGGCCGGCGTCCAGCTGTTCGGCGTGCTGCCCCGCCTCTACATCCCCGTCAGCGGCTTCGTCGTGACCCCCGTGCTCGGCTGGTGGCGCGAACCCAGCCCCATCGGTGTCGTCGACCCCGCCGAGACCGCCCGGGTCTTCACCGTCCCCGTGGTGGATCTCACGGACCCCGCCAACCGCGCGACCGCCGTCCACCCCCGCGGTCACGCGGGCCCCGCATTCCTGGTCGAATCGGCCCTGGTCTGGGGTTTCACGGCCGGAGTGATCGACCGGATCCTGCATTACGCGGGCTGGGAGCGCCCCTGGGACCGGTCCAAGCGGGTCCCGCTCGACTGGAGGTCATGA
- a CDS encoding phage holin family protein: MSDPFDGAERSLGQLVASATAEMSALVHDEIALAKAEIRQDVKRGAMGGAAGMAAGVVLLFSLPLLSFALAYAINAWTGGHNGNGGWNMVWCFLLSFAANVLLAGLLAVFAVAKFKKVKKPEKTISSAKQTAAIMQNVKPHPRPVTGAAPIALDKAPSVARSSA, encoded by the coding sequence ATGAGCGACCCGTTCGACGGAGCCGAGCGCAGCCTCGGCCAGCTGGTCGCCTCGGCGACCGCCGAGATGTCCGCACTGGTGCACGACGAGATCGCCCTGGCCAAGGCCGAGATCCGCCAGGACGTCAAGCGCGGCGCGATGGGCGGCGCGGCCGGAATGGCCGCGGGCGTCGTGCTGCTGTTCTCGCTGCCGCTGCTGAGCTTCGCGCTCGCCTACGCCATCAACGCCTGGACCGGGGGCCACAACGGCAACGGCGGCTGGAACATGGTCTGGTGCTTCCTGCTCTCGTTCGCGGCGAACGTGCTGCTCGCCGGGCTGCTGGCCGTGTTCGCCGTGGCCAAGTTCAAGAAGGTCAAGAAGCCGGAGAAGACCATTTCCTCGGCCAAGCAGACCGCGGCGATCATGCAGAACGTCAAGCCGCATCCGCGTCCGGTCACCGGTGCGGCGCCGATCGCCCTGGACAAGGCCCCGTCTGTGGCACGCTCGTCTGCATGA
- a CDS encoding alpha/beta hydrolase, giving the protein MTVPESSSANGGSPVRIDGPWTHRDVAANGARFHIAEMGDGPLVLLLHGFPQFWWTWRHQLPALAEAGFRAVAMDLRGVGGSDRTPRGYDPANLALDITGVIRSLGEPDAALVGHDLGGYLAWTAAVMRPKLVRRLAVSSMPHPRRWRSAMLADFSQTRAGSHVWGFQRPWLPERQLVADDAALVGRLIEDWSGPNPRSAADEEALEVYRRAMCIPSTAHCSIEPYRWMVRSLARPDGIQFNRRMKRPVRVPTLHLHGSLDPVMRTRSAAGSGQYVEAPYRWRLFDGLGHFPHEEDPVAFTTELVNWLKDPEPDR; this is encoded by the coding sequence ATGACCGTCCCTGAGAGCAGCAGCGCCAACGGCGGAAGCCCCGTCCGCATCGACGGGCCGTGGACCCACCGTGACGTGGCGGCCAACGGTGCCCGCTTCCACATCGCCGAGATGGGCGACGGCCCGCTGGTGCTCCTGCTGCACGGCTTCCCGCAGTTCTGGTGGACCTGGCGCCACCAGCTGCCCGCCCTCGCCGAGGCCGGGTTCCGGGCCGTGGCGATGGACCTGCGCGGCGTGGGCGGCAGCGACCGTACGCCACGGGGTTACGACCCGGCCAACCTGGCCCTCGACATCACCGGAGTGATCCGCTCGCTCGGTGAGCCGGACGCCGCGCTCGTCGGTCACGACCTGGGCGGTTACCTCGCCTGGACGGCCGCCGTGATGCGGCCCAAGCTGGTGCGCCGGCTCGCGGTCTCCTCGATGCCGCACCCGCGCCGCTGGCGCTCGGCGATGCTCGCCGACTTCTCGCAGACCCGGGCCGGTTCCCACGTATGGGGCTTCCAGCGGCCGTGGCTGCCGGAGCGTCAGCTCGTCGCGGACGACGCGGCGCTCGTGGGCAGGCTGATCGAGGACTGGTCCGGGCCGAACCCCCGGTCGGCCGCCGACGAGGAGGCCCTGGAGGTCTACCGGCGGGCGATGTGCATCCCGTCGACCGCGCACTGCTCGATCGAGCCGTACCGCTGGATGGTGCGCTCGCTGGCCCGGCCGGACGGCATCCAGTTCAACCGGCGCATGAAGCGGCCCGTGCGCGTGCCCACACTGCACCTGCACGGCTCGCTGGACCCGGTGATGCGGACCCGCAGCGCGGCCGGCTCCGGGCAGTACGTGGAGGCCCCGTACCGCTGGCGGCTCTTCGACGGGCTCGGGCACTTCCCCCACGAGGAGGATCCCGTCGCGTTCACCACGGAGCTCGTCAACTGGCTCAAGGACCCCGAGCCGGACCGCTGA
- the acs gene encoding acetate--CoA ligase, whose product MSNESLANLLKEERRFAPPAELAADANVTAEAYEQAKADRLGFWAEQARRLTWATEPTEILDWSNPPFAKWFADGELNVAYNCVDRHVEAGHGDRVAIHFEGEPGDSRSLTYAELKDEVSRAANALTELGVRKGDRVAVYLPMIPEAAITMLACARIGAAHSVVFGGFSADAVASRIQDADAKLVVTADGGYRRGKPSALKPAIDEAVARCPQVEHVLVVRRTGQETAFTEGRDVWWDDIVARQSAEHTPEAFEAEHPLFILYTSGTTGKPKGILHTSGGYLTQAAYTHHAVFDLKPETDVYWCTADIGWVTGHSYIVYGPLANGATQVMYEGTPDTPHQGRFWEIVQKYGVTILYTAPTAIRTFMKWGDDIPAKFDLSSLRVLGSVGEPINPEAWMWYRKHIGGDRCPIVDTWWQTETGAMMISPLPGVTETKPGSAQRPLPGISATVVDDEANEVPNGGGGYLVLTEPWPSMLRTIWGDDQRFIDTYWSRFEGRYFAGDGAKKDDDGDIWLLGRVDDVMLVSGHNISTTEVESALVSHPAVAEAAVVGAADETTGQAIVAFVILRGTASEDDSLVAELRNHVGATLGPIAKPKRILPVAELPKTRSGKIMRRLLRDVAENRELGDVTTLTDSSVMDLIQTKLPAASSED is encoded by the coding sequence GTGAGCAACGAATCCTTGGCCAATCTGCTCAAGGAAGAGCGCCGCTTCGCGCCGCCGGCCGAGCTGGCCGCGGACGCCAACGTGACGGCGGAGGCGTACGAGCAGGCCAAGGCGGACAGGCTGGGCTTCTGGGCCGAGCAGGCCAGGCGGCTCACCTGGGCCACCGAACCGACCGAGATCCTGGACTGGTCGAACCCGCCCTTCGCCAAGTGGTTCGCCGACGGCGAGCTGAACGTGGCCTACAACTGCGTGGACCGGCACGTCGAGGCCGGCCACGGGGACCGGGTCGCCATCCACTTCGAGGGCGAGCCCGGCGACAGCCGCTCCCTCACCTACGCCGAACTCAAGGACGAGGTGTCCAGGGCCGCCAACGCCCTCACCGAGCTGGGTGTCCGCAAGGGCGACCGGGTCGCCGTCTACCTGCCGATGATCCCCGAGGCCGCCATCACGATGCTGGCCTGCGCCCGCATCGGCGCCGCCCACTCGGTCGTCTTCGGCGGCTTCTCGGCCGACGCCGTCGCCTCCCGCATCCAGGACGCCGACGCCAAGCTGGTCGTCACCGCCGACGGCGGCTACCGCCGCGGCAAGCCGTCCGCGCTCAAGCCGGCGATCGACGAGGCCGTGGCCCGCTGCCCGCAGGTCGAGCACGTCCTCGTGGTCCGCCGCACCGGCCAGGAGACCGCCTTCACCGAGGGCCGTGACGTCTGGTGGGACGACATCGTCGCCCGCCAGTCCGCCGAGCACACCCCCGAGGCGTTCGAGGCCGAGCACCCGCTCTTCATCCTCTACACCTCCGGCACGACGGGTAAGCCGAAGGGCATCCTGCACACCTCCGGCGGCTACCTCACCCAGGCCGCGTACACCCACCACGCCGTCTTCGACCTCAAGCCGGAGACCGACGTCTACTGGTGCACCGCCGACATCGGCTGGGTCACCGGCCACTCGTACATCGTGTACGGGCCGCTGGCCAACGGCGCGACCCAGGTCATGTACGAGGGCACCCCGGACACCCCCCACCAGGGGCGCTTCTGGGAGATCGTGCAGAAGTACGGCGTCACCATCCTCTACACCGCGCCGACCGCGATCCGCACCTTCATGAAGTGGGGCGACGACATCCCCGCCAAGTTCGACCTGTCGTCGCTGCGCGTCCTCGGCTCCGTCGGCGAGCCGATCAACCCCGAGGCGTGGATGTGGTACCGCAAGCACATCGGCGGTGACAGGTGCCCCATCGTGGACACCTGGTGGCAGACCGAGACCGGCGCCATGATGATCTCCCCGTTGCCCGGTGTCACGGAGACCAAGCCCGGCTCCGCCCAGCGCCCGCTGCCCGGCATCTCCGCCACCGTCGTCGACGACGAGGCGAACGAGGTGCCGAACGGAGGCGGCGGCTACCTGGTCCTGACCGAGCCGTGGCCGTCGATGCTGCGCACCATCTGGGGTGACGACCAGCGCTTCATCGACACCTACTGGTCCCGCTTCGAGGGCAGGTACTTCGCCGGCGACGGTGCGAAGAAGGACGACGACGGCGACATCTGGCTGCTCGGCCGGGTCGACGACGTCATGCTCGTCTCCGGCCACAACATCTCCACCACCGAGGTCGAGTCCGCGCTCGTCTCCCACCCGGCCGTCGCCGAGGCCGCCGTCGTCGGCGCCGCCGACGAGACGACCGGCCAGGCGATCGTGGCCTTCGTCATCCTGCGCGGCACGGCCAGCGAGGACGACAGCCTGGTGGCCGAGCTGCGCAACCACGTCGGCGCCACCCTCGGCCCGATCGCCAAGCCGAAGCGGATCCTGCCCGTGGCGGAGCTGCCCAAGACCCGCTCCGGCAAGATCATGCGGCGCCTGCTGCGGGACGTCGCCGAGAACCGCGAGCTGGGCGACGTCACCACCCTGACGGACTCGTCGGTCATGGACCTCATCCAGACGAAGCTGCCCGCCGCCTCCAGCGAGGACTGA
- the nhaA gene encoding Na+/H+ antiporter NhaA — protein sequence MPAPAPHRPSFLGRLSLPERRFVAAALRTETVGGVLLLGAAVIALVWANTPLKDSYASLRDLHIGPASLGLDLSVQHWAADGLLAIFFFVAGIELKRELVAGELRDPKAAALPVIAAVCGMAAPALVYALVNTIGDGSLAGWAVPTATDIAFALAVLAVIGTSLPSSLRAFLLTLAVVDDLFAILIIAVFFTGDLNFAALGGAFAGLAVFWLLLRKGVRGWYVYVPLALVIWGLMYNSGVHATIAGVAMGLMLRCTTREGEEHSPGEHIEHLIRPLSAGLAVPLFALFSAGVAISGGALGDVFTQPVTLGVVLGLVVGKTIGIFGGTWLAARFTKAELNPELAWPDVFAVASLAGIGFTVSLLIGELAFAGDAALTDEVKAAVLIGSLTAAVLASVLLKLRVRKYQALVVEEERDDDEDGIPDVYEEHTPEYHLRMAAIHERKAAEHRERARLAGAPRDEADRPA from the coding sequence GTGCCCGCGCCCGCCCCCCATCGCCCCAGCTTCCTCGGCCGCCTCTCGCTGCCCGAGCGCCGGTTCGTCGCCGCCGCGCTGCGCACCGAGACCGTCGGCGGTGTGCTGCTGCTCGGGGCCGCCGTCATCGCGCTCGTGTGGGCCAACACGCCTCTGAAGGACAGCTACGCCTCCCTCCGGGACCTCCACATCGGGCCGGCCTCCCTCGGGCTCGACCTGTCGGTCCAGCACTGGGCCGCCGACGGCCTGCTGGCGATCTTCTTCTTCGTCGCCGGCATCGAGCTGAAGCGCGAACTCGTCGCGGGCGAGCTGCGCGACCCCAAGGCCGCCGCCCTCCCGGTCATCGCCGCCGTCTGCGGCATGGCCGCGCCCGCCCTCGTCTACGCCCTGGTCAACACGATCGGCGACGGCAGCCTCGCGGGCTGGGCCGTGCCCACCGCCACCGACATCGCCTTCGCGCTCGCCGTCCTCGCCGTGATCGGCACCTCCCTGCCGTCCTCGCTGCGGGCCTTCCTGCTCACCCTCGCCGTGGTCGACGACCTGTTCGCCATCCTGATCATCGCGGTCTTCTTCACCGGCGACCTGAACTTCGCCGCCCTCGGCGGCGCCTTCGCCGGACTCGCCGTCTTCTGGCTGCTGCTGCGCAAGGGCGTCCGCGGCTGGTACGTGTACGTGCCGCTCGCCCTGGTCATCTGGGGCCTGATGTACAACAGCGGCGTCCACGCCACCATCGCCGGCGTCGCCATGGGCCTGATGCTGCGCTGCACCACCCGGGAGGGCGAGGAGCACTCCCCGGGCGAGCACATCGAGCACCTGATACGCCCCCTCTCCGCCGGCCTCGCCGTGCCGCTGTTCGCCCTGTTCTCGGCCGGGGTCGCGATCTCCGGCGGCGCCCTCGGCGACGTCTTCACCCAGCCCGTCACCCTCGGCGTCGTCCTCGGGCTCGTGGTCGGCAAGACCATCGGCATCTTCGGCGGCACCTGGCTCGCCGCCCGCTTCACCAAGGCGGAGCTCAACCCGGAGCTGGCCTGGCCGGACGTCTTCGCCGTCGCCTCGCTCGCCGGCATCGGCTTCACCGTCTCGCTGCTGATCGGGGAGCTCGCCTTCGCCGGCGACGCCGCCCTGACCGACGAGGTCAAGGCCGCCGTCCTCATCGGCTCGCTGACGGCCGCCGTGCTCGCCTCGGTGCTCCTGAAGCTGCGGGTCCGCAAGTACCAGGCGCTGGTCGTGGAGGAGGAGCGCGACGACGACGAGGACGGCATCCCCGACGTCTACGAGGAGCACACCCCCGAGTACCACCTGCGCATGGCCGCGATCCACGAGCGGAAGGCCGCCGAACACCGTGAGCGCGCCCGACTCGCGGGGGCACCGCGCGATGAGGCCGACCGTCCGGCATGA
- a CDS encoding ATP-binding protein yields MKIAFVGKGGSGKTTLSSLFIRHLAATGAPVLAVDADINQHLGAALGLSDEEAAALPAMGAHLPLIKEYLRGSNPRIASADTMIKTTPPGEGSRLLRVREDNPVYETCARPVALDDGGIRLMATGPFTESDLGVACYHSKVGAVELCLNHLVDGPDEYVVVDMTAGSDSFASGMFTRFDMTFLVAEPTRKGVSVYRQYKEYARDFGVALRVVGNKVQGPEDVEFLRAEVGDDLLVTVGHSDWVRAMEKGRPPRFELLEATNRTALQSLQDAADDSYAHRDWERYTRQMVHFHLKNAESWGNARTGADLAAQVDPGFVLDERLAVPQPS; encoded by the coding sequence ATGAAGATCGCTTTCGTGGGGAAGGGCGGCAGCGGCAAGACCACGCTGTCCTCGCTCTTCATTCGACACCTCGCCGCCACCGGTGCCCCGGTCCTCGCGGTCGACGCCGACATCAACCAGCACCTCGGGGCGGCGCTCGGCCTCTCCGACGAGGAGGCGGCGGCGCTGCCCGCGATGGGCGCGCACCTGCCGCTGATCAAGGAGTACCTGCGGGGCTCCAACCCGCGGATCGCCTCCGCCGACACGATGATCAAGACCACGCCCCCCGGGGAGGGTTCGCGGCTCCTGCGGGTCCGCGAGGACAACCCCGTCTACGAGACCTGTGCCCGCCCCGTGGCGCTCGACGACGGCGGGATCCGGCTCATGGCCACGGGTCCGTTCACCGAGTCGGACCTCGGCGTGGCCTGCTACCACTCGAAGGTCGGCGCGGTGGAGCTGTGCCTGAACCACCTGGTGGACGGCCCGGACGAGTACGTGGTCGTCGACATGACCGCGGGCTCCGACTCCTTCGCCTCGGGCATGTTCACCCGCTTCGACATGACCTTCCTGGTCGCCGAGCCGACCCGTAAGGGCGTCTCCGTCTACCGCCAGTACAAGGAGTACGCACGGGACTTCGGGGTCGCCCTCAGGGTCGTCGGCAACAAGGTGCAGGGTCCGGAGGACGTGGAGTTCCTGCGGGCCGAAGTGGGTGACGACCTGCTCGTGACGGTCGGCCACTCGGACTGGGTGCGCGCCATGGAGAAGGGCCGCCCGCCCCGTTTCGAGCTCCTGGAGGCCACGAACCGCACGGCCCTCCAGTCCCTCCAGGACGCGGCGGACGACTCGTACGCCCACCGCGACTGGGAGCGCTACACGCGCCAGATGGTCCACTTCCACCTGAAGAACGCCGAGAGCTGGGGCAACGCCAGGACCGGAGCAGACCTGGCGGCGCAGGTCGACCCCGGATTCGTACTCGACGAACGGCTGGCCGTACCGCAGCCGAGCTGA
- a CDS encoding SulP family inorganic anion transporter: protein MTLCTPDRTTDRPRVQRPHSPPDGADGPRRRFRIAGADVSASIAVFLIALPLSLGIALATGAPLQAGLVAAAVGGIVAGRLGGSPLQVSGPAAGLTVVTAELIQRYGWRTTCVITLLAGLAQLGLAALRVARSALAVSPAIVHGMIAGIGVTIALAQLHIVLGGSPQSSAVDNALGLPAQLADVSPAALAVSALTVGLLLLWPRLPGRTGRLLRTVPAALSSVAAATALAVLAGLGVPRVDLPAWTSHALPGLPDGPVLGIAAGVLTITLVTSVQSLLSAVAIDKLAAKRAADTGGGSVPRSELDRELAGLGAANMVSGALGGLPVAGVAVRSVANVSAGAVSRNSSILHGVWIVLAALLLVPLLELIPLPALAALVMVVGVQMVSITHIRTVTRHREVLVYAVTVAGVVFVGILQGVALGIAVAVAVAMHRLARTRITLEERDGRHLVRIRGQLTFLAVPRLSRSLHQLPAGADVVVELDGSFMDHAAYETLHDWQTSHVGRGGSVDMTGPAGLRITEPTHGHGPADKPDAEGSGSRAGSRSGSGGHSCCRPWTPWRNHQCQVQPAGETGGEAPRATAHRLASGIGAFQRDTAPLVRDELARLAREGQRPSQLFLTCADSRLVTSMITSSGPGDLFTVRNVGNLVPLPGEESGDDSVAAAIEYAVEVLRVESITVCGHSGCGAMQALLNSGPDDPPSPLRRWLRHGRPSLERMESRRHAWARISGRLPADEVEQLCLTNVVQQLEHLRAYESVARRLDEGTLTLHGMYFHVGEAQAYLLAGTDEVHSYDDVFNHVPPTAAGSDEPPGAMPLAGAGTRESARAS from the coding sequence ATGACTCTCTGCACGCCTGACCGCACGACCGACCGACCCCGCGTCCAGCGGCCCCACAGCCCGCCGGACGGCGCGGACGGTCCCCGCCGCCGCTTCCGCATCGCCGGCGCGGACGTGTCCGCGTCGATCGCCGTCTTCCTGATCGCCCTGCCCCTCTCGCTCGGCATCGCCCTCGCCACCGGCGCCCCCCTCCAGGCCGGTCTGGTGGCCGCCGCCGTCGGCGGCATCGTGGCCGGCCGCCTCGGCGGCTCGCCCCTCCAGGTCAGCGGCCCCGCCGCCGGACTGACCGTGGTCACCGCGGAGCTGATCCAGCGCTACGGCTGGCGCACCACCTGCGTCATCACGCTCCTCGCCGGACTCGCCCAACTCGGCCTCGCCGCCCTGCGAGTGGCCCGCTCCGCCCTCGCCGTCTCCCCCGCCATCGTCCACGGGATGATCGCGGGCATCGGCGTCACCATCGCCCTCGCACAGCTGCACATCGTCCTCGGCGGCAGCCCCCAGAGCTCCGCCGTGGACAACGCCCTCGGGCTGCCCGCCCAACTGGCCGACGTTTCCCCGGCCGCGCTCGCCGTCAGCGCCCTCACCGTCGGCCTGCTGCTGCTCTGGCCCCGCCTGCCGGGCCGTACGGGACGGCTGCTGCGCACGGTCCCGGCGGCGCTCTCCTCGGTGGCCGCCGCCACCGCGCTCGCCGTGCTCGCCGGCCTCGGCGTCCCGCGGGTCGACCTGCCGGCCTGGACCAGCCACGCCCTGCCCGGCCTCCCGGACGGGCCGGTCCTCGGGATCGCGGCCGGGGTGCTCACCATCACGCTGGTCACCAGCGTGCAGTCGCTGCTGTCCGCCGTCGCCATCGACAAGCTGGCGGCCAAGCGCGCCGCCGACACCGGCGGCGGCAGCGTCCCGCGCTCCGAGCTCGACCGCGAGCTCGCGGGCCTGGGCGCGGCCAACATGGTCTCCGGGGCCCTCGGCGGTCTGCCCGTGGCCGGGGTCGCGGTACGCAGCGTCGCCAACGTCTCGGCGGGTGCGGTGAGCCGCAACTCGTCGATCCTCCACGGCGTGTGGATCGTGCTCGCGGCCCTGCTGCTGGTGCCGCTGCTCGAACTCATCCCGCTGCCCGCGCTCGCCGCCCTCGTCATGGTGGTCGGCGTCCAGATGGTCAGCATCACGCACATCCGCACGGTCACCCGCCACCGCGAAGTCCTGGTCTACGCGGTGACGGTGGCGGGTGTGGTGTTCGTCGGCATCCTGCAGGGCGTGGCCCTCGGCATCGCGGTGGCGGTCGCCGTGGCGATGCACCGGCTGGCCCGCACGCGGATCACCCTGGAGGAGCGGGACGGCCGCCATCTGGTGCGGATCCGCGGCCAGTTGACCTTTCTGGCGGTGCCGCGGCTGAGCCGGTCCCTGCATCAGCTCCCGGCGGGCGCCGACGTCGTCGTGGAGCTGGACGGTTCGTTCATGGACCACGCGGCCTACGAGACGCTACACGACTGGCAGACCTCGCACGTGGGCCGCGGCGGCAGCGTCGACATGACCGGCCCCGCCGGTCTGCGGATCACCGAACCGACGCACGGCCATGGACCGGCCGACAAACCCGACGCCGAGGGCTCCGGGTCCAGAGCCGGCTCCAGGTCCGGGTCCGGCGGGCACTCCTGCTGCCGGCCGTGGACGCCGTGGCGCAACCACCAGTGCCAGGTGCAGCCGGCCGGCGAGACCGGCGGCGAGGCGCCCCGGGCGACCGCGCACCGGCTGGCGAGCGGCATCGGCGCGTTCCAGCGGGACACCGCCCCGCTGGTCAGGGACGAGCTGGCCCGGCTGGCCCGGGAAGGGCAGCGGCCTTCCCAGCTCTTCCTGACCTGCGCCGATTCCCGACTCGTCACGAGCATGATCACGTCCAGCGGCCCGGGCGACCTCTTCACCGTGCGCAATGTCGGCAATCTGGTACCGCTGCCGGGCGAGGAGAGCGGGGACGACTCGGTGGCGGCGGCGATCGAGTACGCGGTGGAGGTGCTGCGGGTCGAGTCGATCACGGTCTGCGGCCACTCCGGCTGCGGCGCGATGCAGGCCCTGCTGAACAGCGGCCCAGACGACCCGCCGAGCCCCCTGCGCCGCTGGCTGCGGCACGGCCGGCCGAGCCTGGAGCGGATGGAGAGCCGCAGACACGCCTGGGCCAGGATCTCCGGACGGTTGCCGGCCGACGAGGTCGAGCAGCTCTGCCTGACCAACGTCGTACAGCAGTTGGAACACCTGCGCGCGTACGAGTCGGTGGCGCGACGGCTCGACGAGGGCACGCTGACCCTGCACGGGATGTACTTCCACGTCGGCGAGGCGCAGGCCTATCTGCTGGCCGGTACGGACGAGGTGCACAGTTACGACGACGTCTTCAACCACGTGCCGCCGACGGCGGCCGGGTCCGACGAGCCGCCCGGGGCGATGCCGCTGGCGGGCGCCGGCACCCGGGAGAGCGCCCGCGCGTCCTGA
- a CDS encoding MarP family serine protease, which produces MNVLDILLLLAAVWFAIIGYRQGFVVGILSVIGFLGGGLVAVLLLPVIWNQLTDHSQVTTTATVIFVMVVIVSASVGQAFTTHLGNKLRRHITWTPARALDATGGALVNVVAMLLVAWLLGSALALTAVPTWAKQVRNSKVLLGVEEVMPDQASRWFSDFTSTLAQNGFPQVFNPFANEPITEVRPPDPALAGSPVAERAQRSIVKVVGTAPSCGKVLEGTGFVFAERRVMTNAHVVGGVDEPTVQIGGEGKLYDAKVVLYDWARDIAVLDVPDLDARPLEFTDRDARSGDNAIVAGFPENGAYDVRSARVRGRITADGPDIYRRGEVRRDVYSLYATVRQGNSGGPLLTEDGKVYGVIFARSLDDANTGYALTVDEIQEDITRGRAANQQVDSQGCAL; this is translated from the coding sequence GTGAACGTGCTGGACATCCTGTTGCTGCTCGCCGCCGTGTGGTTCGCGATCATCGGTTACCGCCAGGGATTCGTCGTCGGCATCCTCTCGGTGATCGGGTTCCTCGGCGGCGGTCTCGTCGCCGTCCTGCTGCTGCCGGTCATCTGGAACCAGCTGACCGATCACAGCCAGGTCACCACGACCGCGACGGTCATCTTCGTGATGGTGGTCATCGTCAGCGCCTCCGTCGGCCAGGCGTTCACCACCCATCTCGGCAACAAGCTGCGCCGGCACATCACCTGGACTCCCGCACGCGCCCTGGACGCCACCGGCGGCGCCCTGGTCAACGTGGTCGCGATGCTGCTGGTCGCCTGGCTGCTCGGTTCCGCCCTGGCCCTGACCGCCGTGCCCACGTGGGCCAAGCAGGTCCGCAACTCCAAGGTGCTGCTGGGCGTCGAGGAGGTGATGCCCGATCAGGCGTCCCGCTGGTTCAGCGACTTCACCTCCACGCTCGCCCAGAACGGCTTCCCGCAGGTCTTCAACCCCTTCGCCAACGAGCCCATCACCGAGGTGCGGCCGCCGGACCCGGCGCTCGCCGGCAGCCCGGTCGCCGAGCGCGCCCAGCGCTCCATCGTCAAGGTCGTCGGGACCGCCCCGAGCTGCGGCAAGGTCCTCGAAGGCACCGGCTTCGTGTTCGCCGAGCGCCGGGTCATGACCAACGCCCATGTCGTGGGCGGCGTCGACGAGCCCACCGTGCAGATAGGCGGCGAGGGCAAGCTCTACGACGCCAAGGTCGTGCTCTACGACTGGGCGCGCGACATCGCGGTCCTCGACGTGCCGGACCTGGACGCCAGGCCGCTGGAGTTCACCGACCGGGACGCCCGCAGCGGCGACAACGCCATCGTGGCCGGCTTCCCGGAGAACGGCGCGTACGACGTGCGCTCGGCCCGCGTGCGCGGCCGGATCACCGCCGACGGTCCCGACATCTACCGTCGCGGCGAGGTGCGCAGGGACGTCTACTCGCTGTACGCGACGGTCCGTCAGGGCAACTCCGGCGGCCCGCTGCTCACCGAGGACGGCAAGGTCTACGGCGTGATCTTCGCCCGGTCCCTCGACGACGCCAACACCGGCTACGCGCTGACGGTCGACGAGATCCAGGAGGACATCACCCGGGGCCGCGCGGCCAACCAGCAGGTCGACAGCCAGGGCTGCGCCCTCTAG